tttagaactataaaattatattattttataaagatttttaatgtacattaatttataaaatattaatttaaagaggttatactgtattttttaacaaaaacaatgtTTTGTGGTTTTCTTTAGCAATAGTGTACAtaactttttttgtcaacgtctaagtaactttttattttctttttattttttttaatattaaaatttttatatttcatttattaatatagcataaataagtaaaaagatATCAGTAATAAAATAGTAACTATTCGAAATTACTaagaatcaaaaaaataatttgtctatcttataagtttaaaatctaaactacataaaaacttattatactattttttttttgtagaacttttaacagtttttagtaaaaataacttatatttCCATTCGCATGTTTAAAAAATGATTAACAATTGGTAATATACCAACCAAAGACTCTGATTCAGATgaagatgaaaaatataataatgttcATAAATTATATGTAAGGCATTCAAGATCAATTATTTTCATTTACATAAAATTCACAGCggatttattttgtatttgcagtttttgttttagaaataatttattaaatactttTCTGCGTGTTtgataatagtattttatattatttttcaaaacaaacattttactattaataatatttttagttaatttattttaaaagtaaaaactaaaaactaaaaactaaaaaccaaaatttaaaacaaccatTCATGCTTTGATGaaaactaaaatctactgcaaaatcaaaaaccaaaatttaaaaaccaaaatccaaaaaccaaaaatctaaatctaaaaactaGTAAAACAATCATCACATcttgaaattaatttatttttacattgtAATCAGAATTGtcttaaaaaaggaaaattcacAACAAAGAATaatgaaaaacaattttcttcaaaaataaaaattgtgacagcattctctcaaataagaaaattttgaaaaccatCCATGGTCCATCCATAAAGCCGGCTGAGGCATAAGGGCAAGGGGGGCGTGGATCCatgaccctttttttttttgcataattaGAGTTAAAATGGggtttgattttcaaaaaaaaatttaaaaagggACCCAAAATTTTTAAGTTAATAGagtatatgtaattttttttttgaaaaactatttTGCCCAAAGGCCCATAATTTACTTGAGTCGGCCACATGTCATTTATAAGCAGTTTATTTTTACACACACTATAGTttaaataagttattatattaatttatgttgttAAATTAagtttgttataaattattaaatagatTATATATCGATTgagttttattatataaaaattaaattatatatgacttcgttgatattaattaattttaatacagTAATATCAAGtcattttagaaatataaatctttgattatatttttaatatgtattgCATTAATATGTTACTCCaagataaatatatacttacagtttaatttttattaccataaaatgtataaataaacataactaatgaaaaatttatatgtaactaaaatttaattttatttatttaaaattactaaTGAGAGATTCTGAAATTTAAAATGAAGTTTTAGGTAAGTATTTTCATAACTAGATTgcactaaaaatataatagaattttaatattatattactaaaaaaCCTACACCACGGAAagtaaaagttttaaataaaattacactaatgatattttattacattaatgAGAGAATTTATTAAGGtgagtttttaaataaaattacactGAAGATATTTTGTTCACATTAATGAGAGACTTTTGTAAATATCTAACACTGACAAAGGAAGAAacgttattattgtatatagaattattattattttcaacaCACAAAGTCAACCATAACTGATTCtgggttaaaaaaaaattaagtttgttttactaaaaatCAGAAAAGAATTAAGTTTTGCAACAGAAAACAAaccttatttaaaaatataatattttcttctgCAGATTTTTCTTCTACAAACTGAAACCATTGGCTACAACAATGTCTTGGAGTTtcacttttctattttttaattggATTATTATACTAGTTAATATGAAACTTTCTTAAATCTTCCTTGTATGGAATGTTTACATATTCATATAGCTCAGTTACTTGTGCATTACTTTGTGCacattgtgtatatatatgtttcctCTTCTCTGCACTTATTTACAttcttcaaaaataaaaataaatgaaggaAGTACTTTGTGTTCtgttttttgttcttgtttcagTTTCATATGCAAAAGTAACGAAACCAAACACTGATAACTTCCTCCGATGTCTTCGTTCTCGGACAAGTCCAGAGTATCCGATCACCGAAGCAATCTATACCCCTGATAATTCCATCTTCCTGACATCTTACCTGTCCTACGCGAAAAACAAAAGGTGCTCAGACCCTAACAATACAAACCTAATAGCCATCATTGCTGCAAAACATGAATCTCATGTTCAGGCAACCGTGGTCTGCGCCAAGTCCAACGGAGTCCAGATCCGAACCCGTAGCGGTGGTCACGACTTGGATGGCCTCTCCTACGTCTCATCTATACCTTTTGTCGTTCTCGACATGCACAATCTCAGATCTATTACCGTTGACGTGCGCAGCAAGAAAGCTTGGGTTCAAGCTGGAGCCATCATGGGAGAGCTCTACACAAAAATCGCTGAAAAGAGCAAAAAGCTAGCGTTTCCGGCTGGTATCTGCCCAACGGTAGGAGCAGGAGGACACATCAGCGGTGGAGGGTATGGGAATCTGATTAGAAAACACGGTCTCTCGGTGGATCATGTCGTTGATGCTCAgttagttgatgtcaacggcaAGATCTTGAACAGATCTTCCATGGGGGAAGATCTGTTTTGGGCGATCCGCGGCGGTGGAGGTGCAAGCTTTGGTGTTATTCTCTCATATACAATCAACCTAGTTGAGATACCAAAGACTATAACAGTGTTTAAAGTCAACAAAACATTAGAACAAGGAGCTACTGATGTTTTGTACAAATGGCAG
The Brassica napus cultivar Da-Ae chromosome A1, Da-Ae, whole genome shotgun sequence DNA segment above includes these coding regions:
- the LOC111211704 gene encoding berberine bridge enzyme-like 17 — its product is MKEVLCVLFFVLVSVSYAKVTKPNTDNFLRCLRSRTSPEYPITEAIYTPDNSIFLTSYLSYAKNKRCSDPNNTNLIAIIAAKHESHVQATVVCAKSNGVQIRTRSGGHDLDGLSYVSSIPFVVLDMHNLRSITVDVRSKKAWVQAGAIMGELYTKIAEKSKKLAFPAGICPTVGAGGHISGGGYGNLIRKHGLSVDHVVDAQLVDVNGKILNRSSMGEDLFWAIRGGGGASFGVILSYTINLVEIPKTITVFKVNKTLEQGATDVLYKWQLVSSKLPRELFLRAMPDIKLGTKPGDKTIAVKFYAQFLGSSEKLMKIINKNLPELGLKREDCYEMSWLNTTMFWMNYPVGAPTSILLDRPSGPPGQFYKGKSDYVKKPIPKEGMEKIWKTMLKFNNVWMQWNPYGGVMDKIPANATAFPHRKGNLFKIQYFALWTDANATDANLGLMRELYGVAEPYVSSNPREAFLNYRDVDVGSNPSGETNVEEAMSYGSKYFVGNLKRLMDVKAKCDPDNFFRYEQSIHPLLAM